From Salipiger profundus, a single genomic window includes:
- a CDS encoding SPOR domain-containing protein — MRLKRLAVLAITTAFAGLGAVSAQAQGITTIDTPAEMPPASFTGKQFADSRGCLFVRAGFDGAVIWVPRMTRDREQVCGYKPTFGNTRTAAAPAPQPAPKPVAKPAPAPKPTVAAAPKPTPAPKKTVATRQPMKTVASKPAPKAVVRAPASKPPAAPPPKTVVKTMPKAPAATAQRVIRVKPGQGCPPGATGTIMRDGMAVRCGPQASPYVTEIRRGDAPKSGKNVYYNYGKGKGSWDDSRLDLGDPQAKVSLASRGGATRIVPDQVWEARSEVPPVVPRGYRPAWEDDRLNPYRAWQTVDGFYDTQRRWTNTVPRVNDLAARRIEARDPILLYKDTATVAASTKTPVYATSGTSTAQAGMSRAPLVSTRSAPVKQAPAATSSSRYVEIGLFTTRAKADAAASRLRQAGLPVRYARAGGDASSSRRVVVGPYASASALRGALGRVHAAGYVQAYLR; from the coding sequence ATGCGTTTGAAAAGACTGGCGGTCCTGGCCATCACCACCGCGTTCGCGGGATTGGGTGCCGTGTCGGCCCAGGCACAGGGCATCACCACCATCGACACGCCGGCGGAAATGCCGCCGGCGAGCTTCACCGGCAAGCAGTTCGCCGACAGCCGGGGGTGCCTGTTCGTGCGCGCCGGCTTCGACGGCGCGGTGATCTGGGTGCCGCGCATGACGCGCGACCGCGAGCAGGTCTGCGGCTACAAGCCGACCTTCGGCAACACCCGGACCGCTGCGGCGCCCGCTCCGCAGCCTGCGCCGAAGCCGGTCGCCAAGCCCGCACCGGCACCGAAGCCCACGGTCGCGGCTGCACCCAAGCCGACGCCGGCCCCGAAGAAGACGGTCGCGACGCGTCAGCCGATGAAGACGGTGGCCTCGAAGCCCGCACCCAAGGCGGTGGTCCGGGCACCGGCCTCGAAGCCGCCCGCTGCGCCGCCGCCGAAAACCGTGGTCAAGACGATGCCCAAGGCGCCCGCCGCCACCGCGCAGCGGGTGATCCGGGTCAAGCCGGGGCAGGGCTGCCCGCCGGGCGCGACCGGGACGATCATGCGCGACGGCATGGCGGTGCGCTGCGGGCCGCAGGCCAGCCCCTATGTCACCGAGATCCGCCGCGGCGATGCGCCCAAGTCCGGCAAGAACGTCTATTACAACTACGGCAAGGGGAAGGGCAGCTGGGATGACAGCCGGCTCGACCTCGGCGATCCGCAGGCGAAGGTGAGCCTTGCCTCCCGCGGGGGCGCCACGCGCATCGTGCCCGACCAGGTCTGGGAAGCGCGCTCCGAGGTGCCGCCGGTGGTGCCGCGCGGCTATCGCCCCGCCTGGGAGGACGACCGCCTCAACCCTTACCGGGCCTGGCAGACGGTGGATGGCTTCTACGACACGCAGCGTCGCTGGACCAACACGGTGCCGCGCGTCAACGATCTGGCCGCGCGCCGGATAGAGGCGCGCGATCCCATCCTGCTCTACAAGGACACCGCCACGGTTGCAGCATCGACGAAGACCCCGGTCTACGCGACCAGCGGCACGAGCACGGCGCAGGCCGGGATGTCGCGCGCTCCCTTGGTCTCGACACGGTCGGCGCCGGTGAAGCAGGCGCCCGCTGCCACATCGTCCAGCCGCTACGTCGAGATCGGTCTCTTCACCACCCGCGCCAAGGCGGATGCCGCCGCGTCGCGGTTGCGCCAGGCCGGTCTGCCGGTGCGCTACGCCCGCGCGGGCGGAGATGCCTCGTCCAGCCGCCGGGTCGTCGTCGGCCCCTATGCCAGTGCCTCGGCGCTGCGGGGCGCGCTCGGTCGCGTTCACGCGGCGGGCTACGTGCAGGCCTACCTGCGCTGA
- a CDS encoding adenosine deaminase produces MDEERIAAIRALPKVELHLHIEGAAPPGFIRGLAQEKSLRLDGVFAPDGSYAYTDFVHFLQIYEAATSALRSPEDYARLTTAVLEESAANGVIYSECFLSPDFCGGGDLGAWREYLHAIREAADAAERSMGVTLRGIVTCIRHFGPERAKPVALCAAETAGDWIVGFGMGGDENKGRQKDFAYSFDMAREAGLRLTTHAGEWRGPGEVADAVNDLRVERIGHGVRAAEDLALVDRLAEDGVVLEVCPGSNVTLGVYPKLGAHPIDKLRERGVKVTVSTDDPPFFHTSMADEYEALAKTFGWDEEVFDEIARTSVEAAFCDADTKAALLKRLG; encoded by the coding sequence ATGGACGAAGAGCGTATCGCGGCGATCCGGGCGCTGCCCAAGGTCGAGCTGCACCTGCACATCGAGGGCGCCGCGCCGCCGGGCTTCATCCGCGGGCTGGCGCAGGAGAAGTCGCTGCGGCTTGATGGCGTCTTCGCGCCGGATGGCAGCTACGCCTACACCGATTTCGTGCACTTCCTGCAGATCTACGAGGCCGCGACCTCGGCCCTGCGCAGCCCCGAGGATTACGCCCGGCTCACCACCGCCGTGCTCGAGGAGAGCGCCGCGAACGGGGTGATCTACTCGGAATGCTTCCTGTCGCCCGATTTCTGCGGGGGCGGTGATCTCGGGGCGTGGCGGGAATACCTGCACGCCATCCGCGAGGCGGCGGACGCGGCAGAGCGCAGCATGGGCGTCACCCTGCGTGGCATCGTCACCTGCATCCGTCACTTCGGCCCCGAGCGGGCGAAGCCGGTGGCGCTCTGCGCCGCCGAGACGGCGGGCGACTGGATCGTCGGCTTCGGCATGGGCGGAGACGAGAACAAGGGGCGCCAGAAGGATTTCGCCTACAGCTTCGACATGGCGCGCGAGGCCGGGCTGCGGCTGACCACCCACGCCGGCGAATGGCGCGGTCCGGGCGAGGTCGCCGACGCGGTCAACGACCTGCGGGTCGAACGCATCGGTCACGGCGTGCGTGCGGCCGAGGACCTGGCGCTGGTCGACCGGCTGGCCGAGGATGGCGTCGTGCTCGAGGTCTGCCCGGGCTCGAACGTGACGCTCGGGGTCTACCCGAAGCTCGGGGCGCACCCCATCGACAAGCTGCGCGAACGGGGCGTGAAGGTGACGGTCTCGACCGACGATCCGCCGTTCTTCCACACCTCGATGGCCGACGAATACGAGGCGCTGGCGAAGACCTTCGGCTGGGACGAGGAGGTCTTCGACGAGATTGCCCGCACCTCGGTCGAGGCGGCGTTCTGCGACGCGGACACAAAGGCGGCACTGCTCAAGCGGCTCGGCTGA
- a CDS encoding sensor histidine kinase, producing the protein MDNFRPDPAIRPPGSGSYEWDLRIGRWQMSAELRSVYGLSQAPGHPEELLQIVHPDDRDHVRSEMARARKATSSYEYDFRILCGDGSVRSILDRGVVRREGGGEVTHLCGLQVDVTDLIARTVVRDPANPADTLKAVDDTDSRIGVGDVLDVLFDDAPVGLAIWDRDLRFVRINALLAEMNGLSPEAHLGKTVQELLPDVRDIEGLNAVFREILETGEAHRDVEVSGTTPAAPGEARYWREHFFPIRTDGEIVGVAATVEDVTEARHAQEQIDVLLHELNHRSKNLVALILAISRQTARHQPEDFLEVFQSRLEAMSAAQDLLIRRNEDAVSMQELIRSQLPHFAQLIGDRILLQGDPDIVVPGNAVQGLGLAFHELTTNAVKYGALSNHGGRLTIRWSERSAADMLCIEWQEHGGPVTAPPTRTGFGSSLTGAMLKSTLGAEIVADYAPEGLKWRLDLPRGCNRS; encoded by the coding sequence TTGGATAATTTCAGACCCGATCCCGCCATCCGCCCTCCCGGGAGCGGTAGCTACGAGTGGGATCTCCGGATCGGCCGCTGGCAGATGAGCGCGGAACTGCGCAGTGTTTACGGGCTGTCCCAGGCCCCGGGGCATCCGGAGGAACTCTTGCAGATCGTGCATCCCGACGACCGGGATCATGTCCGGAGCGAGATGGCACGGGCGCGCAAGGCGACGAGCAGTTACGAATACGACTTCAGGATCCTGTGCGGTGACGGGAGCGTGCGCAGCATCCTCGACCGCGGGGTCGTCCGGCGCGAGGGCGGGGGCGAGGTCACGCATCTCTGTGGATTGCAGGTCGACGTGACCGACCTCATCGCGCGCACGGTTGTGCGCGATCCGGCGAACCCGGCAGACACGCTGAAGGCCGTGGACGACACCGACAGCCGCATCGGCGTCGGCGACGTGCTGGACGTGCTGTTCGACGATGCGCCCGTCGGTCTCGCGATCTGGGACCGCGACCTGCGCTTCGTGCGGATCAACGCGTTGCTCGCCGAGATGAACGGGCTTTCGCCCGAGGCGCATCTTGGCAAGACCGTGCAGGAGCTGCTGCCCGACGTGCGCGATATCGAGGGGCTCAATGCGGTTTTCCGCGAGATCCTCGAGACCGGCGAGGCGCATCGCGACGTGGAGGTCTCGGGCACGACCCCCGCGGCCCCGGGCGAGGCGCGATACTGGCGCGAGCATTTCTTTCCGATCCGGACGGACGGCGAGATCGTGGGGGTCGCCGCCACCGTCGAGGACGTGACCGAGGCGCGCCACGCGCAGGAGCAGATCGACGTGCTGCTGCATGAGCTCAACCATAGGAGCAAGAACCTCGTCGCGCTGATCCTCGCGATCTCGCGGCAGACGGCCCGCCATCAGCCCGAGGATTTCCTCGAGGTCTTCCAGTCCCGGCTCGAGGCCATGTCGGCGGCGCAGGACCTGCTGATCCGGCGGAACGAGGACGCCGTGAGCATGCAGGAACTCATCCGTTCGCAGCTGCCGCATTTCGCGCAGCTGATCGGCGACCGCATCCTGCTGCAGGGCGACCCCGACATCGTCGTGCCGGGCAACGCGGTGCAAGGCCTGGGCCTTGCCTTCCACGAGCTGACGACAAACGCGGTGAAATACGGCGCGCTGTCCAACCACGGCGGGCGGCTCACGATCCGCTGGTCCGAGCGTTCCGCAGCCGACATGCTTTGCATCGAGTGGCAGGAGCACGGCGGCCCCGTCACGGCACCACCGACCCGGACCGGCTTCGGCAGCAGCCTGACCGGCGCCATGCTCAAGTCGACGCTCGGGGCCGAGATCGTGGCCGATTACGCCCCGGAGGGGCTGAAGTGGCGCCTCGATCTTCCAAGGGGCTGCAATCGCAGCTGA
- the upp gene encoding uracil phosphoribosyltransferase, which translates to MKQHLTVVDHPLVQHKLTLMREKDTSTASFRQLLREISHLLAYEVTHELPVTTKHIETPMCPMDAPVIEGKKLVLVSILRAGNGLLDGILELVPAARVGFVGLYRDEETLKPVQYYFKVPKNLEDRTVILVDPMLATGNSSAAAVDLMKEAGARDIRFLCLLAAPEGVARMKEAHPDVPIITAALDDHLNEKGYIVPGLGDAGDRMYGTK; encoded by the coding sequence ATGAAGCAGCATCTTACCGTCGTCGACCATCCGCTGGTGCAGCACAAGCTCACCCTGATGCGCGAAAAGGACACCTCGACCGCGTCCTTCCGGCAGCTGCTGCGCGAGATCAGTCACCTTCTGGCCTACGAGGTCACCCACGAGCTGCCGGTGACCACCAAGCACATCGAGACGCCGATGTGCCCGATGGATGCGCCGGTGATCGAGGGCAAGAAGCTGGTGCTGGTATCGATCCTCCGGGCCGGCAACGGGCTGCTCGACGGCATTCTCGAGCTGGTGCCCGCCGCGCGGGTGGGCTTCGTCGGCCTCTACCGCGACGAGGAAACGCTGAAGCCGGTGCAATACTACTTCAAGGTGCCGAAGAACCTCGAGGATCGCACCGTGATCCTTGTCGATCCGATGCTCGCGACCGGCAATTCCTCGGCCGCGGCGGTCGACCTGATGAAGGAGGCGGGCGCCCGCGACATCCGGTTCCTCTGCCTGCTCGCCGCGCCGGAAGGGGTGGCCCGGATGAAGGAAGCGCATCCCGACGTCCCGATCATCACCGCCGCGCTCGACGATCACCTGAACGAGAAGGGCTATATCGTTCCGGGACTAGGGGATGCGGGCGACAGGATGTACGGCACAAAATAA